Genomic window (Achromobacter sp. B7):
TGAATAACCTCAGACTGCTTTGAAACTTATGAACGGCACAAGCGCTAATACTCAGGTCCTATAGCCTACAGCGTTATAGGATCAAGCGACTAAGTGCATATGGTGGATGCCTTGGCGATCACAGGCGATGAAGGACGTAGTAGCCTGCGAAAAGCTACGGGGAGCTGGCAAACAAGCTTTGATCCGTAGATGTCCGAATGGGGAAACCCACTGCAGCAATGCAGTATCCCTAGCTGAATACATAGGCTAGTGGAAGCGAACCGGGTGAACTGAAACATCTCAGTAGCTCGAGGAAAAGAAATCAACCGAGATTCCGAAAGTAGTGGCGAGCGAAATCGGAAGAGCCTTTACGTTTTAGCGCGCAAGATAGTCGAACGGAATGGAAAGTCCGGCCGTAGCAGGTGATAGCCCTGTAGATGAAATCTTGTGTGTGGAACTAAGCGTAAGACAAGTAGGGCGGGACACGTGAAATCCTGTTTGAAGATGGGGGGACCATCCTCCAAGGCTAAATACTCGTGATCGACCGATAGTGAACCAGTACCGTGAGGGAAAGGCGAAAAGAACCCCGGAAGGGGAGTGAAATAGATCCTGAAACCGTATGCATACAAACAGTAGGAGCCTCCTTGTGGGGTGACTGCGTACCTTTTGTATAATGGGTCAGCGACTTACATTCAGTGGCAAGGTTAACCGAATAGGGAAGCCGTAGCGAAAGCGAGTCCGAATAGGGCGATTCAGTCGCTGGGTGTAGACCCGAAACCAGATGATCTATCCATGGCCAGGTTGAAGGCACGGTAACACGTGCTGGAGGACCGAACCCACTAATGTTGAAAAATTAGGGGATGAGCTGTGGATAGGGGTGAAAGGCTAAACAAATCTGGAAATAGCTGGTTCTCTCCGAAAACTATTTAGGTAGTGCCTCAAGTATTACTGCGGGGGGTAGAGCACTGTTATAGCTAGGGGGTCATGGCGACTTACCAAACTATGGCAAACTCCGAATACCCGCAAGTACAGCTTGGGAGACAGAGCACCGGGTGCTAACGTCCGGACTCAAGAGGGAAACAACCCAGACCGCCAGCTAAGGTCCCGAATTATCGCTAAGTGGGAAACGAAGTGGGAAGGCATAGACAGTCAGGAGGTTGGCTTAGAAGCAGCCATCCTTTAAAGAAAGCGTAATAGCTCACTGATCGAGTCGTCCTGCGCGGAAGATGTAACGGGGCTAAGCGATAAACCGAAGCTGCGGGTGTGCACTTTTAGTGCACGCGGTAGGAGAGCGTTCTGTAAGCCTGCGAAGGTGGCTTGTAAAGGCTGCTGGAGGTATCAGAAGTGCGAATGCTGACATGAGTAGCGATAAAGGGGGTGAAAAGCCCCCTCGCCGTAAGTCCAAGGTTTCCTGCGCAACGTTCATCGGCGCAGGGTGAGTCGGCCCCTAAGGCGAGGCAGAGATGCGTAGCTGATGGGAAACTGGTTAATATTCCAGTACCGTCGTACAGTGCGATGGGGGGACGGATCGCGGAAGATCATCAGGGTGTTGGATGTCCCTGTTGCTGTATCGAAGATGGCGCTTAGGCAAATCCGGGCGCGTAAATCAAGGGTATGGCACGAGCGAGCATTGCTTGCGAAGTGATTGGAAGTGGTTCCAAGAAAAGCCTCTAAGCTTCAGCTGTACGAGACCGTACCGCAAACCGACACAGGTGGACGGGATGAATATTCCAAGGCGCTTGAGAGAACTCAGGAGAAGGAACTCGGCAAATTGATACCGTAACTTCGGGAGAAGGTATACCCCGGTAGTGTGAAGCGCCTGCGCGCTTAGCATGATGGGGTCGCAGAGAATCGGTGGCTGCGACTGTTTATTAAAAACACAGCACTCTGCAAAGACGAAAGTCGACGTATAGGGTGTGACGCCTGCCCGGTGCCGGAAGGTTAAGTGATGGGGTGCAAGCTCTTGATCGAAGCCCCGGTAAACGGCGGCCGTAACTATAACGGTCCTAAGGTAGCGAAATTCCTTGTCGGGTAAGTTCCGACCTGCACGAATGGCGTAACGATGGCCACACTGTCTCCTCCTGAGACTCAGCGAAGTTGAAGTGTTTGTGATGATGCAATCTACCCGCGGCTAGACGGAAAGACCCCATGAACCTTTACTGTAGCTTTGCATTGATCTGTGAACCGGCCTGTGTAGGATAGGTGGGAGGCTTTGAAGCGTGGTCGCTAGATCACGTGGAGCCATCCTTGAAATACCACCCTGGTTTGTTTGCGGTTCTAACCTTGGTCCGTTATCCGGATCGGGGACAGTGCATGGTGGGCAGTTTGACTGGGGCGGTCTCCTCCCAAAGTGTAACGGAGGAGTTCGAAGGTACGCTAGGTACGGTCGGAAATCGTGCTGATAGTGCAATGGCATAAGCGTGCTTGACTGTGAGACTGACAAGTCGAACAGGTGCGAAAGCAGGACATAGTGATCCGGTGGTTCTGAATGGAAGGGCCATCGCTCAACGGATAAAAGGTACTCTGGGGATAACAGGCTGATACCGCCCAAGAGTTCATATCGACGGCGGTGTTTGGCACCTCGATGTCGGCTCATCTCATCCTGGGGCTGTAGCCGGTCCCAAGGGTATGGCTGTTCGCCATTTAAAGAGGTACGTGAGCTGGGTTTAAAACGTCGTGAGACAGTTTGGTCCCTATCTGCCGTGGGCGTTGGATACTTGACGGAGCCTGCTCCTAGTACGAGAGGACCGGAGTGGACGTACCTCTGGTGTACCGGTTGTCATGCCAATGGCATTGCCGGGTAGCTAAGTACGGAAGAGATAACCGCTGAAGGCATCTAAGCGGGAAACTCGTCTGAAGATTAGGTATCCCGGGGACTTGATCCCCCTAAAGAGTCGTTCGAGACCAGGACGTTGATAGGTCGGGTGTGGAAGCGCAGTAATGCGTTAAGCTAACCGATACTAATTGCTCGTGAGGCTTGATCCTATAACACTGATGGTTATTGACCTGGTGATATAGCGTTCCAAGTGTCGTTCAATACAAAATCTGGCTGCACCGTCAGCAGCCAGCCAACACCAATTACGACCCCCCTGTGCATGATCATCGAGCCAGCCTCTGATCATCCACACGTTGTGTTTCTTCCAAGATTGGAGCCGTTGCGCTAACCCGCAACCGCTCAACCAGTTACGCCTGACGACCATAGCAAGGTGGTACCACTCCTTCCCATCCCGAACAGGACAGTGAAACGCCTTCGCGCCGATGATAGTGGACGGACGTCTGTGAAAGTAGGTCATCGTCAGGCTTTTATTGTGCAAAACCCCACAGGTAATCCTGTGGGGTTTTGTTTTTGTATAAGTGAGAACGCGGTCAAGCGTGATGACAGCTACTCGGCGTCACATCACGAATGTGATTGGATGTTCATGCAGTGCCAGGCAGTACACAAAGATTCGAGAGGTTGACGCTCAAGGCAACCACTCAAGCAGTTACGCTTGACGACCATAGCAAGGTGGTACCACTCCTTCCCATCCCGAACAGGACAGTGAAACGCCTTCGCGCCGATGATAGTGGACGGACGTCTGTGAAAGTAGGTCATCGTCAAGCTCTTATCCCTCAAAGCCCCGCCGTTCACGGTGGGGCTTTGTCTTTGGCGATAATAGTTCGAACTCAGGCTCAAAATGAGCTCGCAAATGAACGACCAATTGACGCCGCAAGGGCGCTATCAATCACGCTGCAAGCCGCGCCAATGCTGAATGTGCCGAAATAACAACGCCCGTGGATGGGTGGGTATTGTGCGGTAAGATTGTCCGAGTCAATTCGTTGGAGCGTTATCGTGAGTGATCCCCAGACCCCCGTGCCCGGCACAACGTTGGACCTGCGCACGCTGACCCATGTGGCATACGGTTTATTCGCCCTGGGATTTCTGACAAGTGGAATTCTGGGCATTGCGACATTGGCGGCCGTGGTGCTGATGTACCTGAAACGCTCTGACGCCGCCGGCACGGTTTACGCTGGCCACTTCGATTGGATGTTGCGTACGTTCTGGTGGGCGATGCTGTGGCTGGCGATCAGCGCCATCGCGGTGTACATCTTCATTGGCTGGATCAGCTTGATCGCGACGGTCGTGTGGGTGCTGTATCGCTTGATCAAAGGCTGGCTGGCGCTGTTGGAAGGCAGCTCACCGACTCCCTACGCGTGATTGGGAAAAAGCGTCTTGTAGGCGCTTAGAAGGCCGGCAGAAATGCCGGCTTTTTTACGTCCACGAATTGGCTGTGATCGCGATGCCCTCGCAAAGACGCGTCGCGCGCAGACAAGCGTTAAGCGCGTCCCGACGCAAGGGCTTGGACACACACACGAGCAGACACAACGGCGCGTCAAACGGGGCGCAAACGGGGCGATCCGAAAGTGCTGGGGCGGTATGGGGATTGAGCTTCGCCGCATCCACAGAACGTGGATTTGGGATGGTGCGCCGAAGATGGCGCAGCTGAACAGAGGGTTGGCTAGCCCGGCGAAAAGCCAGGGCGTCGCGACAATCCAGGAGGCAGGGACGTACGGGGTACGCCCTTTGCCTGCTTACTTCAGATGTGCGTTGACCAGTTTGGTCAGTTCGAACATCGTGACCTGATCTTTGCCAAAGATCGGGCGCAGCTTGGCATCGGCGTTGATGTTGCGCTTGTTGCTGGCATCTTGCAGGTTGTGCTTCTTGATGTATTCCCAGATCTTCTTGGTGACCTCGGTACGCGGCACGGCTTCCGAGCCGATGACAGCGGCCAACTCGGCGCTGGGGGTCAGGGGCTTCATGAATGCAGCGTTCGGCTTGCGCGCGGTCGCGGGTTTGGAGGTTGTGGCCATAATGCGGCGCTCCTTCTCTGGCTGTTGGAAAAATTGTCCTGCGGCCGGAGCATAACGTGTCTCTCTGGTAAAGACAAAGGCATTTATCCTCTGTAGCAACTAAAATATACGCACCGTCCCCTCTATCACGCCATTCTGTAACCTCCTATGTACGCACGATCTGCCTTGGAATCAATTCGACTTTTTCATGACGAGTTGACTGCGCTGCGACGCGATTTGCATGCCCACCCCGAACTGGGTTTCGAAGAGGTGCGAACCTCCGGGATCGTCGCCGGCGCGTTGGAAGCGTTGGGCATCGAAGTGCATCGGGGGATAGGCAAGACGGGCGTGGTCGGCGTGATACGTGGCCGGCGCTGCGACAGCGGCCGCATGATCGGGCTGCGCGCGGACATGGACGCCTTGCCGATGACCGAGGACAATGACTTCGGTCATAAGTCCACCAAGCCTGGCTTGATGCACGGATGCGGTCACGACGGGCACACGGCGGTGCTGATCGGTGCCGCCAAATACCTGGCTCAGACGCGCAATTTTGACGGTACGGCGGTCTTGATTTTCCAACCCGCCGAGGAAGGCCGAGGCGGTGCGCGCGCGATGCTGGAGGATGGCCTTTTCGACACGTTTCCGTGTGATGCCATCTATGCCCTGCACAACTGGCCCGGCTTGCGGCCAGGTACCATCGGCATCAACCCTGGGCCGATGATGGCGGCGGCAGATCGTTTTGAGATCCAGATCACCGGGCGCGGCGGCCATGGCGCGCATCCTTATCAAACCATTGATCCGGTAACCATCGCCGGCCAGATCATCACGGCGCTCCAGACGATCGTATCGCGCAACGTGAACCCGCTGGATTCCGCCGTGGTGTCGATCGGGTCGATGCAGGCGGGCCATCCCGGCGCCATGAGCGTCATCCCGCGCGAAGCCAAGTTGGTGGGCACTGTGCGTACGTTTCGCAAGTCGGTCCAGGAAATGGTCGAGACTCGCATGCGAGAGCTGGTCACCGCAATCGCCAGCGCGTTCGGCGGGACCGCTGAACTGATCTACGAACGCATCTATCCCGCCACCTTGAACACGCCGCAGCATGCGAACCTGGTGGCCGACATCGCCACCGAGATGATCGGCAAAGAAAACGTGGTGCGCGATCTGGTGCCGTCGATGGGCTCCGAAGATTTCTCGTTCATGTTGCAGAGCAAGCCG
Coding sequences:
- a CDS encoding membrane protein yields the protein MGGYCAVRLSESIRWSVIVSDPQTPVPGTTLDLRTLTHVAYGLFALGFLTSGILGIATLAAVVLMYLKRSDAAGTVYAGHFDWMLRTFWWAMLWLAISAIAVYIFIGWISLIATVVWVLYRLIKGWLALLEGSSPTPYA
- a CDS encoding SWIB/MDM2 domain-containing protein; this encodes MATTSKPATARKPNAAFMKPLTPSAELAAVIGSEAVPRTEVTKKIWEYIKKHNLQDASNKRNINADAKLRPIFGKDQVTMFELTKLVNAHLK
- a CDS encoding M20 aminoacylase family protein — translated: MYARSALESIRLFHDELTALRRDLHAHPELGFEEVRTSGIVAGALEALGIEVHRGIGKTGVVGVIRGRRCDSGRMIGLRADMDALPMTEDNDFGHKSTKPGLMHGCGHDGHTAVLIGAAKYLAQTRNFDGTAVLIFQPAEEGRGGARAMLEDGLFDTFPCDAIYALHNWPGLRPGTIGINPGPMMAAADRFEIQITGRGGHGAHPYQTIDPVTIAGQIITALQTIVSRNVNPLDSAVVSIGSMQAGHPGAMSVIPREAKLVGTVRTFRKSVQEMVETRMRELVTAIASAFGGTAELIYERIYPATLNTPQHANLVADIATEMIGKENVVRDLVPSMGSEDFSFMLQSKPGAYFRLGQGGAESGCVLHNSHFDFNDAVIPLGSAMFAALAERGMPLAD